A genome region from Portunus trituberculatus isolate SZX2019 chromosome 18, ASM1759143v1, whole genome shotgun sequence includes the following:
- the LOC123505776 gene encoding uncharacterized protein LOC123505776, protein MKFMYLAFVTMVALSVVFAAPEPHKKKGGGFLSRPVHRVVHPVVHHRPVVHHRPVVHHRPVVQHVPVVKHVPVVQHVPVVRHPVVHHGPVLKGGHKLKHG, encoded by the exons ATGAAGTTT ATGTATCTAGCTTTCGTCACCATGGTGGCACTGTCTGTAGTGTTCGCTGCCCCAGAGccacacaaaaagaaaggaggtggCTTCCTGTCGCGACCAGTGCACCGTGTGGTGCATCCTGTGGTGCACCACCGCCCTGTAGTGCATCACCGCCCTGTCGTGCACCACCGTCCTGTCGTGCAACACGTGCCCGTGGTGAAGCATGTTCCCGTGGTACAGCACGTCCCTGTAGTGAGGCACCCTGTCGTGCACCACGGTCCCGTGCTGAAGGGCGGCCACAAGCTGAAGCACGGCTAG